The following coding sequences are from one Haliotis asinina isolate JCU_RB_2024 chromosome 3, JCU_Hal_asi_v2, whole genome shotgun sequence window:
- the LOC137278495 gene encoding mitochondrial fission factor-like, with product MESAESSPRMDKAHVHSLPSDYSDVQSNSYDPDFISDISNKMQVPDRIAVGGAYNGHVGQTRNTASENMMVPERIVLAGGDTHIGMKEALRPLVFDRPPDSESMSYVGLITPPRTLTLEERFPTVEEVETRRVHTDMVAKPETNGMGPVPYTPGVSPYDSLLLNEEDEATLLRTQVSKLTRRLAVMEQDNQRRSQRELFLYPAVFGYLLFRVFFWFMRNR from the exons ATGGAGAGTGCAGAATCGTCTCCCCGA ATGGACAAAGCCCATGTTCACAGTCTGCCATCAGACTACAGTGATGTCCAGTCAAACAGCTATGATCCAGATTTCATCTCAGATATCAGCAACAAGATGCAAGTGCCGGACAGGATAGCTGTAGGAGGAGCGTATAACGGCCATGTAGGACAAACTAGGAACACTGCCTCGGAAAACATGATGGTTCCGGAAAGGATAGTTCTAGCAG GAGGAGATACACACATCGGGATGAAGGAGGCACTTCGCCCTCTTGTCTTTGATCGTCCGCCTGACAGTGAGAGCATGTCATATGTAGGACTGATCACCCCACCCAGAACACTGACCCTAGAGGAAAGATTCCCGACAGTAGAGGAAGTGGAAACGCGAAGAGTTCATACCGACATGGTAGCCAAGCCAGAAACTAATGG AATGGGCCCAGTGCCATACACTCCCGGAGTGTCACCCTATGACTCACTGCTCCTCAACGAAGAAGATGAAGCCACTCTGTTACGAACCCAAGTTTCTAAACTGACCCGTCGACTGGCTGTTATGGAGCAGGACAACCAGCGGCGATCTCAGCGTGAACTTTTCCTTTACCCTGCAGTTTTCGGTTATCTCCTGTTTCGAGTATTCTTCTGGTTCATGAGAAATAGATGA